A portion of the Pithys albifrons albifrons isolate INPA30051 chromosome 1, PitAlb_v1, whole genome shotgun sequence genome contains these proteins:
- the CD47 gene encoding leukocyte surface antigen CD47 isoform X1, which translates to MWLLAASVLLGALRAGSAQLSLTGTEVVEKNDCNETVILPCYVSNLKENNENAMFVTWKKEGKAIFSFRGGKNEVYRDAAFPSANLVSQADLVHGTASLMLNTAEATVGNYSCEVIESNRAGEIKMELKQSSVVSCDDEKTTPKEKCGSWFLLVERAIIISLLFLVVILCAAQLSVVALKYEIESQRKVWIIVAVVILAIVAGVGTALFVQDGYTAQNQAGLGLIVVPSVILVPLQYFMFGIVFDCLRQTTLALIGLEILGYIIAVVGFGLCVPACPPLHGSVLIAGLAIMAIASLLSLAYVFIMGSRMKDHPRPGKAVEEPLNELQSYVMREQNVHRC; encoded by the exons atGTGGCTCCTGGCCGCTTCCGTGCTGCTCGGCGCCCTGCGCGCAG GCTCTGCCCAGTTGTCACTTACTGGAACAGAAGTTGTTGAAAAAAATGACTGTAATGAAACTGTCATTTTACCTTGTTATGTGAGTAATCTAAAGGAGAACAATGAAAATGCCATGTTTGTTacatggaaaaaagaaggaaaggcaattttttcttttcGTGGAGGAAAAAATGAGGTTTATAGAGATGCGGCATTTCCGTCAGCAAACTTGGTGTCTCAGGCGGATTTAGTCCATGGTACGGCCTCTCTGATGCTTAACACTGCAGAAGCAACTGTTGGAAATTACAGCTGTGAAGTGATAGAATCAAACAgagcaggagaaataaaaatggaactTAAACAGAGCTCAG TTGTCAGTTGCGACGAcgaaaaaacaacaccaaaggaaaaatgtg GATCATGGTTCCTCCTAGTGGAAAGAGCTATCATCATATCATTGCTGTTCTTAGTTGTAATTTTGTGTGCAGCTCAGCTTAGTGTTGTTG CATTAAAATACGAAATCGAATCTCAGAGGAAAGTGTGGATTATAGTAGCAGTTGTCATCTTAGCAATTGTAGCTGGTGTAGGCACTGCTCTTTTTGTCCAAG ATGGCTATACTGCACAGAATCAAGCTGGTCTTGGCCTAATTGTAGTCCCTTCTGTGATTTTGGTACCACTTCAATATTTCATGTTTGGAATTG tttttgaCTGTCTACGTCAAACAACACTGGCTCTGATAGGTTTGGAAATTCTTGGTTATATAATTGCCGTGGTTGGTTTTGGACTGTGTGTCCCAG CCTGTCCTCCATTACATGGGTCTGTTTTGATTGCTGGCTTAGCTATTATGGCTATTGCAAGTTTGCTTAGTCTGGCTTACGTGTTTATTATGG gTTCCAGAATGAAAGATCATCCTCGTCCAGGG AAAGCTGTAGAAGAACCACTAAATG AACTGCAGAGTTATGTGATGCGTGAACAAAATGTACACCGTTGTTGA
- the CD47 gene encoding leukocyte surface antigen CD47 isoform X3 yields MWLLAASVLLGALRAGSAQLSLTGTEVVEKNDCNETVILPCYVSNLKENNENAMFVTWKKEGKAIFSFRGGKNEVYRDAAFPSANLVSQADLVHGTASLMLNTAEATVGNYSCEVIESNRAGEIKMELKQSSGSWFLLVERAIIISLLFLVVILCAAQLSVVALKYEIESQRKVWIIVAVVILAIVAGVGTALFVQDGYTAQNQAGLGLIVVPSVILVPLQYFMFGIVFDCLRQTTLALIGLEILGYIIAVVGFGLCVPACPPLHGSVLIAGLAIMAIASLLSLAYVFIMGSRMKDHPRPGKAVEEPLNELQSYVMREQNVHRC; encoded by the exons atGTGGCTCCTGGCCGCTTCCGTGCTGCTCGGCGCCCTGCGCGCAG GCTCTGCCCAGTTGTCACTTACTGGAACAGAAGTTGTTGAAAAAAATGACTGTAATGAAACTGTCATTTTACCTTGTTATGTGAGTAATCTAAAGGAGAACAATGAAAATGCCATGTTTGTTacatggaaaaaagaaggaaaggcaattttttcttttcGTGGAGGAAAAAATGAGGTTTATAGAGATGCGGCATTTCCGTCAGCAAACTTGGTGTCTCAGGCGGATTTAGTCCATGGTACGGCCTCTCTGATGCTTAACACTGCAGAAGCAACTGTTGGAAATTACAGCTGTGAAGTGATAGAATCAAACAgagcaggagaaataaaaatggaactTAAACAGAGCTCAG GATCATGGTTCCTCCTAGTGGAAAGAGCTATCATCATATCATTGCTGTTCTTAGTTGTAATTTTGTGTGCAGCTCAGCTTAGTGTTGTTG CATTAAAATACGAAATCGAATCTCAGAGGAAAGTGTGGATTATAGTAGCAGTTGTCATCTTAGCAATTGTAGCTGGTGTAGGCACTGCTCTTTTTGTCCAAG ATGGCTATACTGCACAGAATCAAGCTGGTCTTGGCCTAATTGTAGTCCCTTCTGTGATTTTGGTACCACTTCAATATTTCATGTTTGGAATTG tttttgaCTGTCTACGTCAAACAACACTGGCTCTGATAGGTTTGGAAATTCTTGGTTATATAATTGCCGTGGTTGGTTTTGGACTGTGTGTCCCAG CCTGTCCTCCATTACATGGGTCTGTTTTGATTGCTGGCTTAGCTATTATGGCTATTGCAAGTTTGCTTAGTCTGGCTTACGTGTTTATTATGG gTTCCAGAATGAAAGATCATCCTCGTCCAGGG AAAGCTGTAGAAGAACCACTAAATG AACTGCAGAGTTATGTGATGCGTGAACAAAATGTACACCGTTGTTGA
- the CD47 gene encoding leukocyte surface antigen CD47 isoform X4, translating into MWLLAASVLLGALRAGSAQLSLTGTEVVEKNDCNETVILPCYVSNLKENNENAMFVTWKKEGKAIFSFRGGKNEVYRDAAFPSANLVSQADLVHGTASLMLNTAEATVGNYSCEVIESNRAGEIKMELKQSSVVSCDDEKTTPKEKCGSWFLLVERAIIISLLFLVVILCAAQLSVVALKYEIESQRKVWIIVAVVILAIVAGVGTALFVQDGYTAQNQAGLGLIVVPSVILVPLQYFMFGIVFDCLRQTTLALIGLEILGYIIAVVGFGLCVPACPPLHGSVLIAGLAIMAIASLLSLAYVFIMGSRMKDHPRPGNCRVM; encoded by the exons atGTGGCTCCTGGCCGCTTCCGTGCTGCTCGGCGCCCTGCGCGCAG GCTCTGCCCAGTTGTCACTTACTGGAACAGAAGTTGTTGAAAAAAATGACTGTAATGAAACTGTCATTTTACCTTGTTATGTGAGTAATCTAAAGGAGAACAATGAAAATGCCATGTTTGTTacatggaaaaaagaaggaaaggcaattttttcttttcGTGGAGGAAAAAATGAGGTTTATAGAGATGCGGCATTTCCGTCAGCAAACTTGGTGTCTCAGGCGGATTTAGTCCATGGTACGGCCTCTCTGATGCTTAACACTGCAGAAGCAACTGTTGGAAATTACAGCTGTGAAGTGATAGAATCAAACAgagcaggagaaataaaaatggaactTAAACAGAGCTCAG TTGTCAGTTGCGACGAcgaaaaaacaacaccaaaggaaaaatgtg GATCATGGTTCCTCCTAGTGGAAAGAGCTATCATCATATCATTGCTGTTCTTAGTTGTAATTTTGTGTGCAGCTCAGCTTAGTGTTGTTG CATTAAAATACGAAATCGAATCTCAGAGGAAAGTGTGGATTATAGTAGCAGTTGTCATCTTAGCAATTGTAGCTGGTGTAGGCACTGCTCTTTTTGTCCAAG ATGGCTATACTGCACAGAATCAAGCTGGTCTTGGCCTAATTGTAGTCCCTTCTGTGATTTTGGTACCACTTCAATATTTCATGTTTGGAATTG tttttgaCTGTCTACGTCAAACAACACTGGCTCTGATAGGTTTGGAAATTCTTGGTTATATAATTGCCGTGGTTGGTTTTGGACTGTGTGTCCCAG CCTGTCCTCCATTACATGGGTCTGTTTTGATTGCTGGCTTAGCTATTATGGCTATTGCAAGTTTGCTTAGTCTGGCTTACGTGTTTATTATGG gTTCCAGAATGAAAGATCATCCTCGTCCAGGG AACTGCAGAGTTATGTGA
- the CD47 gene encoding leukocyte surface antigen CD47 isoform X2: MWLLAASVLLGALRAGSAQLSLTGTEVVEKNDCNETVILPCYVSNLKENNENAMFVTWKKEGKAIFSFRGGKNEVYRDAAFPSANLVSQADLVHGTASLMLNTAEATVGNYSCEVIESNRAGEIKMELKQSSVVSCDDEKTTPKEKCGSWFLLVERAIIISLLFLVVILCAAQLSVVALKYEIESQRKVWIIVAVVILAIVAGVGTALFVQDGYTAQNQAGLGLIVVPSVILVPLQYFMFGIVFDCLRQTTLALIGLEILGYIIAVVGFGLCVPACPPLHGSVLIAGLAIMAIASLLSLAYVFIMGSRMKDHPRPGKAVEEPLNDAKGVMLE; the protein is encoded by the exons atGTGGCTCCTGGCCGCTTCCGTGCTGCTCGGCGCCCTGCGCGCAG GCTCTGCCCAGTTGTCACTTACTGGAACAGAAGTTGTTGAAAAAAATGACTGTAATGAAACTGTCATTTTACCTTGTTATGTGAGTAATCTAAAGGAGAACAATGAAAATGCCATGTTTGTTacatggaaaaaagaaggaaaggcaattttttcttttcGTGGAGGAAAAAATGAGGTTTATAGAGATGCGGCATTTCCGTCAGCAAACTTGGTGTCTCAGGCGGATTTAGTCCATGGTACGGCCTCTCTGATGCTTAACACTGCAGAAGCAACTGTTGGAAATTACAGCTGTGAAGTGATAGAATCAAACAgagcaggagaaataaaaatggaactTAAACAGAGCTCAG TTGTCAGTTGCGACGAcgaaaaaacaacaccaaaggaaaaatgtg GATCATGGTTCCTCCTAGTGGAAAGAGCTATCATCATATCATTGCTGTTCTTAGTTGTAATTTTGTGTGCAGCTCAGCTTAGTGTTGTTG CATTAAAATACGAAATCGAATCTCAGAGGAAAGTGTGGATTATAGTAGCAGTTGTCATCTTAGCAATTGTAGCTGGTGTAGGCACTGCTCTTTTTGTCCAAG ATGGCTATACTGCACAGAATCAAGCTGGTCTTGGCCTAATTGTAGTCCCTTCTGTGATTTTGGTACCACTTCAATATTTCATGTTTGGAATTG tttttgaCTGTCTACGTCAAACAACACTGGCTCTGATAGGTTTGGAAATTCTTGGTTATATAATTGCCGTGGTTGGTTTTGGACTGTGTGTCCCAG CCTGTCCTCCATTACATGGGTCTGTTTTGATTGCTGGCTTAGCTATTATGGCTATTGCAAGTTTGCTTAGTCTGGCTTACGTGTTTATTATGG gTTCCAGAATGAAAGATCATCCTCGTCCAGGG AAAGCTGTAGAAGAACCACTAAATG ATGCAAAAGGAGTGATGTTAGAATGA